In Dehalogenimonas etheniformans, one genomic interval encodes:
- a CDS encoding diacylglycerol/lipid kinase family protein has translation MEQSGFLALISKKAGHFRPNVCRDLTRAFSRAGIPLRFYYIEDEKELAGEIEAAYKAGCRYYLAVGGDGTISLVASCLYGKPHRLGIIPAGTANLMARVLGVNMSAKKAIKLAVSSTKTRTIDGMDVGGRIYLLNVSAGLSPISLDCLNEKTKATVGMFSYVIGVARASLKAVPCDYEITIDGRKVCGREIELHVTNLGVLGLPRYHIHETSHIDDGKVEVLGLSNLLPTTVIGAVLDVLLRRRKRRAIRFLGEGSEIVISSIAKQSVQGDGDIIGQTPLAIKVRPRAINFIVP, from the coding sequence ATGGAACAATCCGGTTTTTTGGCTTTGATCTCGAAGAAGGCGGGGCATTTCCGTCCCAATGTTTGCCGCGACCTTACCCGGGCTTTCTCCCGCGCCGGTATACCCCTGCGTTTCTATTACATCGAGGATGAAAAAGAGCTTGCCGGAGAAATTGAAGCCGCCTATAAAGCTGGTTGCCGTTACTATCTGGCGGTAGGCGGCGATGGTACCATCAGTCTTGTCGCTTCTTGCCTCTACGGAAAGCCGCACCGGCTTGGCATAATTCCCGCTGGCACAGCTAACCTTATGGCCCGGGTGCTTGGCGTCAACATGTCTGCCAAAAAAGCCATAAAACTGGCCGTTTCTTCAACTAAAACGCGCACAATTGACGGTATGGACGTCGGCGGGCGGATATATCTGCTAAACGTCTCAGCGGGTCTATCCCCGATTTCCCTTGACTGCCTTAATGAGAAAACCAAGGCCACCGTTGGCATGTTTTCCTATGTCATAGGGGTGGCACGGGCGTCACTCAAAGCTGTGCCGTGCGACTACGAAATAACCATCGACGGGCGAAAAGTGTGCGGCCGGGAAATAGAGCTCCACGTGACCAACCTCGGCGTGCTCGGCTTGCCCCGCTACCACATCCATGAGACGTCCCATATCGACGATGGCAAGGTGGAGGTGCTCGGCTTGTCCAATCTTTTGCCGACCACCGTTATCGGAGCCGTGCTTGATGTTCTTCTCAGGCGCAGGAAACGACGAGCCATTCGCTTCCTGGGTGAAGGCTCGGAGATCGTAATCTCTAGCATAGCAAAGCAGTCTGTACAGGGTGATGGAGACATTATCGGCCAAACGCCTCTGGCGATTAAGGTGCGCCCCCGGGCAATCAATTTCATCGTGCCTTGA
- the ndk gene encoding nucleoside-diphosphate kinase, which yields MERTLVLVKPDAVEKGYTGAILARLEATGAKLVGAKMLKIPKALAEKHYEAHKAKPFFGSVVGFITSGPVVAAVFEGTDVVTKVRKAMGATNPANAEPGTIRKDFAESIEKNAVHGSDSPESAKVEVALYFKPEEIVSYQLRS from the coding sequence ATGGAACGAACACTGGTCCTGGTTAAACCCGACGCTGTTGAAAAAGGCTACACCGGAGCTATCCTGGCCCGGTTGGAAGCCACCGGCGCCAAGCTGGTTGGCGCCAAGATGCTGAAAATCCCAAAAGCCTTGGCCGAAAAGCACTATGAAGCGCACAAGGCTAAGCCCTTCTTCGGCAGTGTCGTCGGCTTCATCACCTCCGGTCCCGTGGTTGCCGCGGTTTTTGAAGGCACCGATGTCGTCACCAAGGTGCGCAAAGCCATGGGCGCCACCAATCCCGCCAACGCCGAACCCGGCACCATACGCAAGGATTTTGCCGAGAGCATCGAGAAGAACGCGGTTCACGGTTCGGATTCGCCGGAAAGCGCCAAGGTTGAGGTAGCCCTTTACTTTAAGCCGGAAGAGATCGTCTCATATCAGCTTCGGTCATAG
- the tsaB gene encoding tRNA (adenosine(37)-N6)-threonylcarbamoyltransferase complex dimerization subunit type 1 TsaB, translating to MTLVLAIDCATANTGLAVLRDGIAIGEVSWQTKHNQTVEIYPRLDALLRDAGVAFPDVNAIVVTRGPGSYNGVRVGIAAAKGLAFALNKPLLGVSTLEAEAWRFKDLGRAVVAVLPLGHDYAAAFFDAIDGKWVRTVPEQAMTSEELLRTLPPRALLIGDIPERLLLALRDVSPDIDIVCEAGISRAVALGQIVLDRLRSSQTDSAESLQALYLRRPQVTPPKVPRDMSGVPGRGVIWDLDGVIIDSADLHFQAWRETLARHDVSIDREQFEQGFGQRNDDIIAGIIRQPISADEIAAIGKEKEADYRRMVKGHARFFPGVLELMSSLKEGGFKQAVASSAPADNLKLVIAEMRLEPFISATVDASGVSRGKPDPEVFLKAAEKLGLSPKACLVIEDAVAGVEAAKRGGMAVVAVTNTHPREKLAAADLVLSSLEDVEPSQLLELINAKN from the coding sequence ATGACGCTGGTACTGGCTATCGATTGTGCCACTGCTAACACAGGTTTGGCGGTCCTGCGCGACGGGATCGCGATCGGTGAGGTGTCCTGGCAGACAAAGCACAATCAGACCGTCGAGATATACCCCAGGCTTGATGCGCTGCTGCGTGACGCCGGAGTCGCTTTTCCTGATGTTAATGCAATCGTTGTTACTCGCGGCCCCGGCAGTTACAACGGCGTCCGGGTAGGCATTGCCGCTGCCAAGGGACTGGCTTTTGCCTTGAATAAGCCTCTCTTAGGTGTTTCGACCCTGGAAGCCGAAGCATGGCGTTTCAAAGACCTCGGACGGGCCGTTGTGGCCGTGCTGCCTCTTGGACACGATTATGCGGCAGCATTCTTCGATGCCATCGATGGCAAATGGGTTCGCACCGTCCCAGAGCAAGCCATGACTTCGGAAGAACTGTTGAGGACCCTGCCGCCCCGTGCCCTCCTCATCGGCGACATACCAGAGCGGTTGCTTCTTGCCCTGCGGGATGTTTCGCCGGACATCGACATCGTTTGCGAGGCGGGCATTTCCCGCGCAGTGGCATTAGGGCAGATCGTTCTCGACCGGTTGCGGAGTAGCCAGACCGATTCCGCTGAGTCTCTCCAGGCTCTCTACCTCCGCCGCCCTCAGGTAACCCCTCCCAAAGTGCCCCGGGACATGTCCGGAGTACCGGGGCGCGGTGTTATCTGGGACCTTGATGGTGTTATAATCGACTCCGCTGATTTACACTTCCAAGCCTGGCGGGAGACCCTTGCCCGGCACGATGTTTCAATAGACAGGGAACAGTTTGAGCAGGGATTCGGCCAGCGAAACGACGATATCATTGCCGGGATAATCCGGCAGCCGATATCAGCCGATGAAATCGCTGCTATAGGCAAGGAAAAAGAGGCGGACTATCGCCGGATGGTGAAAGGACATGCCCGCTTTTTCCCTGGCGTGCTGGAACTCATGAGCTCTTTAAAAGAAGGCGGTTTCAAGCAGGCGGTGGCGTCGTCGGCGCCTGCCGACAACTTGAAGCTAGTCATCGCAGAGATGAGGCTTGAACCGTTCATATCGGCCACAGTCGATGCCTCTGGTGTATCCAGAGGGAAGCCCGACCCCGAGGTGTTCCTGAAAGCCGCCGAAAAGCTCGGCCTATCGCCCAAAGCCTGCCTCGTCATTGAAGATGCTGTGGCGGGGGTGGAGGCTGCCAAGCGAGGTGGCATGGCGGTGGTCGCCGTGACCAACACCCACCCGCGGGAAAAACTGGCGGCGGCGGACCTGGTCCTTTCATCCCTTGAGGATGTGGAACCGTCACAACTGCTGGAACTTATCAACGCCAAGAATTAA
- the tsaE gene encoding tRNA (adenosine(37)-N6)-threonylcarbamoyltransferase complex ATPase subunit type 1 TsaE, translating to MIIESKSAVKTRRIGETIGKEFRPGDIILLAGPLGAGKTTLVQGMAKSLGVTGSVMSPTFVLARELEGRLKMYHVDLYRLEKMPEITDLGLDDYLYSDGVTVIEWADRAETLWPDDHLRVDLEYAGDKARKLKITVHGKRYHEMLDNLALKFGEKR from the coding sequence ATGATTATTGAGTCGAAATCTGCGGTGAAAACCCGCCGCATCGGCGAGACTATCGGCAAGGAGTTTCGACCCGGCGACATTATCCTTTTGGCTGGGCCCCTCGGCGCCGGCAAAACGACCCTGGTGCAGGGTATGGCCAAAAGCTTAGGGGTAACCGGCAGCGTCATGAGCCCTACTTTTGTCCTGGCTCGGGAGCTTGAAGGGCGACTCAAGATGTACCACGTGGATCTGTACCGCCTCGAGAAAATGCCTGAGATTACCGACCTGGGACTTGATGATTATCTTTACAGCGACGGCGTCACCGTCATCGAGTGGGCTGATCGTGCCGAGACTCTATGGCCTGATGATCATCTGAGGGTTGATCTGGAATACGCTGGGGATAAAGCCAGGAAACTGAAAATTACAGTCCACGGCAAACGATATCATGAGATGTTGGATAACCTGGCTTTGAAGTTCGGGGAGAAGCGATGA
- the thiL gene encoding thiamine-phosphate kinase produces MKASKTGEFALIDRIISEINKVKPGEWNSLVSGIGDDAAVIRSRSRYQVATTDCLVENVHFKKSFLDWNALGWKALAINLSDIAAMGGLPKYAVVSLAIPLNTDVEDVVRLYKGMLEAASESGTVIAGGNISRASEIAVHAAVIGEVPARGKVLLRSKAKKGDLIAVTGRLGAAAAGLRTLGGSLHPSRNDADILEKAFWYPQPRIDVGRILVKSGIHCGMDISDGLVADLGHILEMSRVGARIEAARVPVHPSVAVLGFEGLKLALTSGEDYELLFTGKKEAIEKVAAEACCPITIIGEITRGAGKLDVLDNDGKNIPFENGGWHHF; encoded by the coding sequence ATGAAAGCCTCCAAAACGGGCGAATTTGCTCTCATTGACAGGATTATATCCGAGATCAACAAGGTGAAACCCGGCGAGTGGAACTCGCTCGTCTCAGGCATCGGCGATGACGCCGCGGTTATCAGGTCGCGCAGCCGCTACCAGGTGGCCACTACTGATTGCCTCGTTGAAAACGTCCATTTCAAAAAGAGTTTTCTCGATTGGAACGCCCTCGGTTGGAAAGCCCTGGCAATAAACCTGTCGGATATCGCCGCCATGGGCGGCTTGCCAAAATACGCCGTTGTCTCACTCGCTATCCCCCTTAATACCGATGTCGAAGATGTGGTTCGGCTTTACAAAGGGATGCTGGAAGCTGCTAGCGAGAGCGGAACAGTTATCGCGGGAGGGAACATCTCTAGGGCGTCAGAGATCGCAGTCCACGCCGCCGTAATCGGAGAGGTGCCGGCTCGGGGTAAAGTTCTTTTGAGGTCGAAGGCTAAAAAAGGCGATCTGATCGCCGTCACAGGAAGACTCGGCGCCGCGGCAGCCGGGCTGAGAACCCTCGGGGGCTCGCTTCATCCCTCACGTAACGATGCTGATATATTGGAAAAAGCCTTCTGGTATCCTCAACCCAGAATCGATGTCGGTCGGATCTTGGTAAAGAGCGGTATCCATTGCGGCATGGATATCTCTGATGGGCTCGTCGCCGATCTTGGTCATATCCTTGAAATGAGCAGGGTCGGTGCCCGGATAGAAGCCGCCCGCGTCCCGGTGCATCCCTCGGTGGCTGTCCTCGGTTTCGAAGGCTTGAAACTCGCCCTCACCAGCGGCGAGGACTACGAACTCCTGTTTACCGGCAAGAAGGAAGCGATCGAAAAGGTCGCGGCGGAAGCCTGTTGTCCTATTACCATCATAGGTGAGATTACCCGCGGCGCCGGTAAGTTGGATGTTTTGGACAATGATGGCAAAAATATTCCTTTCGAGAACGGCGGCTGGCATCATTTTTAG
- a CDS encoding serpin family protein, with the protein MKKIAIPIILAAAMLFSGCAKPTYGEELKSDKARLISNASASDTAALVAGNTDFAMALYQVLREQDGNLFYSPYSISEALAMTWGGARNETEKRMADALSFSLSQADLHAAFNYLDAALASRGQDAKGKDDQPLVLKVVNAIWGQKDFTFTADYLDLLAQNYGAGLRILDFIKSPEESRRTINEWVAKETEQRIKDLIPQGSINELTQLVLTNAVYFNGGWLTPFDKALTRDGSFFLLSGQKVNVPMMNQTESMGYASGPGYQAVELKYDSGELSMVIILPEAGTLSSFESGLDGQKLEKIIDGLKANSVNLTMPKFEFDSSFGLKSALSTLGMPIAFSDNADFSGMDGKTDLQIQDVVHKAFISVNEAGTEAAAASGVVVGGTSMPVDQATVTLDHPFLFLIRDIATGAVIFTGRVTDPS; encoded by the coding sequence ATGAAAAAGATAGCCATACCGATAATCCTGGCCGCGGCGATGTTATTCTCCGGCTGCGCCAAACCGACTTACGGTGAGGAATTAAAATCGGATAAAGCGAGATTGATTTCGAATGCTTCGGCGTCAGATACAGCTGCATTAGTCGCGGGCAACACCGATTTTGCCATGGCGCTCTATCAGGTTTTGAGAGAGCAGGATGGCAACCTTTTCTATTCGCCCTATAGCATTTCCGAAGCCCTCGCCATGACCTGGGGCGGCGCTCGCAATGAAACCGAAAAGCGGATGGCTGATGCGCTGAGTTTCAGCCTGTCTCAGGCGGATTTGCACGCTGCCTTCAACTACCTGGATGCCGCTCTGGCTTCTAGAGGCCAGGACGCTAAAGGCAAAGACGACCAACCTCTTGTGCTCAAGGTGGTCAATGCCATTTGGGGCCAAAAGGATTTCACTTTCACGGCGGACTATCTTGACCTCCTGGCTCAGAACTATGGCGCGGGTCTTAGGATATTGGATTTTATCAAATCACCAGAAGAATCCCGAAGGACGATCAACGAATGGGTCGCCAAAGAGACCGAACAACGGATCAAAGACCTGATTCCCCAGGGCTCGATCAACGAATTGACGCAGCTCGTGCTGACCAATGCCGTCTATTTCAACGGCGGCTGGCTTACTCCCTTCGACAAGGCGCTCACCAGGGACGGTTCCTTTTTCCTCCTCAGCGGTCAGAAGGTAAACGTACCGATGATGAACCAGACCGAGAGCATGGGTTATGCCTCCGGTCCCGGCTACCAGGCGGTGGAACTCAAATACGACAGCGGCGAACTTTCCATGGTCATTATCCTGCCCGAAGCAGGAACTCTCTCCAGTTTTGAAAGCGGCCTTGATGGCCAAAAACTGGAAAAAATCATCGACGGATTGAAAGCTAATTCGGTCAACCTGACTATGCCCAAATTCGAGTTCGATTCCAGCTTCGGGTTGAAATCCGCCTTGTCCACACTAGGCATGCCCATCGCCTTCAGCGATAACGCTGATTTTTCAGGCATGGACGGCAAGACCGACCTTCAAATCCAGGACGTCGTCCACAAAGCTTTTATCTCTGTTAATGAAGCCGGCACCGAAGCTGCGGCTGCCAGCGGTGTCGTCGTCGGCGGTACCTCGATGCCAGTGGATCAGGCGACGGTTACCCTCGATCATCCTTTCCTCTTCCTTATTCGTGACATCGCTACCGGCGCGGTCATATTTACCGGACGGGTAACTGATCCTTCCTGA
- a CDS encoding ArsR/SmtB family transcription factor: MRDVIKVFKALSDETRLRVLNLLSLRECCVCEVVQILGISQTRASRSLSQLYDAGLLDRRSEGLWIIYSLTPGLVDDYRKLIVKAVGEALAGNPIADKDRKRLAVSERLCPPADGKPSRSPGKC; this comes from the coding sequence ATGAGAGATGTTATCAAGGTATTCAAGGCTCTGTCGGATGAAACCAGGCTTCGAGTATTGAACCTGCTGTCGCTGAGGGAATGCTGCGTCTGTGAGGTTGTCCAGATTCTTGGTATCTCCCAGACCAGGGCTTCGAGAAGTCTCAGCCAACTTTACGATGCCGGGCTTCTCGATAGGCGTTCTGAAGGGCTCTGGATCATCTACTCTTTGACTCCGGGTCTGGTTGATGATTACCGCAAACTCATCGTGAAAGCGGTCGGGGAGGCATTGGCTGGGAATCCAATAGCCGACAAAGACCGGAAGCGTTTGGCGGTGAGCGAGAGGCTTTGCCCCCCTGCGGACGGCAAGCCTTCCCGGTCGCCCGGCAAGTGTTGA
- the rpoD gene encoding RNA polymerase sigma factor RpoD — MTSEGETNPGDSKTALDAPLGLLDHIPTDDPVRMYLSEIGRVPLLSGANERILAQRVEQGKRIQEIRSRLKTESGNNPSARGTIICILQELVLAGDTVHLLRKRLGLEVSSSFKKAFFNPLLRACFDQEIDPELTKNIAEQLGRTPSEIQQSLINISLNLELLHRRVLDTIPEDAEISCINALTIDQGFLLKLEPYEASFKNHFDLVGIESAKASRHLIQANLRLVVSIAKKHIGRGIPLLDLVQEGNIGLIRAVEKFDFHRGFKFSTYATWWIRQAITRAIADQARTIRIPVHMVETINKLLSVSRGLSQKLGHDPSNEEIGLEMGITPERVQEIIKVSQSPVSLESPIGEDGDSFLGDFIDDKSAVAPPDAASKQILKEQIESVLGSITPRERRVIQLRFGLEDGRARTLEEVGKEFNVTRERIRQIEAKALRKLRHPSRSRQLRDYLE; from the coding sequence TTGACTTCAGAAGGAGAGACGAATCCCGGGGATTCCAAAACGGCTCTAGACGCGCCCTTGGGATTGCTCGATCATATTCCGACCGACGATCCTGTGCGAATGTATCTGAGTGAGATCGGTCGAGTCCCCCTACTTAGCGGTGCAAATGAAAGGATCCTGGCCCAAAGAGTTGAGCAAGGTAAGCGTATTCAGGAGATTCGGAGCCGGCTCAAAACTGAGAGCGGCAATAATCCCAGTGCGAGAGGAACCATTATATGCATCCTCCAGGAATTGGTCCTGGCTGGAGACACGGTACACCTTTTACGAAAACGACTGGGGCTGGAAGTATCGTCAAGTTTCAAAAAGGCATTTTTCAACCCATTGTTGAGGGCTTGCTTCGACCAGGAGATTGACCCGGAACTGACCAAGAATATCGCCGAGCAATTGGGACGAACACCCTCTGAGATACAACAGTCTTTAATCAATATATCTCTCAACCTTGAACTGCTTCATCGAAGGGTATTAGACACCATACCCGAAGATGCGGAGATTTCGTGTATCAATGCTTTGACGATCGACCAAGGTTTTCTTTTGAAACTTGAACCCTACGAAGCTTCTTTTAAAAATCACTTTGACCTAGTTGGAATCGAATCTGCGAAGGCCAGTAGGCATCTCATCCAGGCTAATTTAAGGCTCGTGGTCAGCATCGCTAAGAAACACATTGGGCGAGGTATACCTCTCCTTGATCTGGTACAGGAAGGGAACATCGGTCTTATTCGGGCTGTGGAGAAATTCGATTTTCACCGGGGATTTAAGTTTTCAACCTATGCCACCTGGTGGATCCGTCAGGCAATAACCCGAGCTATCGCCGATCAAGCCCGTACCATTCGTATTCCGGTACACATGGTAGAGACGATCAATAAACTGTTGTCCGTATCCCGCGGGTTGTCACAGAAACTGGGGCACGATCCATCTAACGAAGAAATCGGGCTTGAAATGGGAATTACACCGGAAAGAGTCCAAGAGATTATTAAAGTGTCCCAATCCCCGGTTTCGCTTGAATCACCAATTGGAGAGGACGGTGATTCATTTCTTGGAGATTTCATCGACGATAAGAGCGCAGTGGCACCCCCGGATGCTGCCTCTAAACAGATTCTGAAAGAGCAGATCGAAAGCGTCCTTGGATCGATAACACCGCGAGAACGAAGGGTCATTCAACTCCGCTTTGGGCTTGAAGATGGCAGAGCTCGAACGCTTGAAGAAGTGGGCAAGGAATTCAATGTGACCCGGGAGCGTATTCGCCAAATCGAGGCTAAAGCCCTCCGCAAACTGCGGCATCCGAGCCGGAGCCGCCAACTAAGAGACTATCTGGAATGA
- a CDS encoding RNA recognition motif domain-containing protein, with protein sequence MNIYVGNLALTVSEADLRHEFIPFGTVTTVTMMDDTHFGSGQPRAYSYVQMPSTDEGEFAISILNGKSLDGRIISVIQAIPMSQEETGGRRTRKRQKVQSV encoded by the coding sequence ATGAACATATATGTAGGAAACTTAGCCTTAACTGTTTCTGAGGCGGATCTGCGGCATGAATTCATTCCCTTCGGAACCGTCACAACTGTCACCATGATGGATGACACCCATTTTGGCAGTGGTCAGCCGCGGGCTTACAGCTACGTCCAGATGCCGTCCACAGATGAAGGGGAATTCGCCATATCTATATTGAATGGAAAAAGTCTCGACGGTAGGATCATCAGCGTTATCCAAGCTATACCTATGTCACAAGAAGAAACCGGCGGTCGTCGAACTCGAAAAAGGCAAAAGGTTCAGTCGGTTTAG
- a CDS encoding CxxC-x17-CxxC domain-containing protein codes for MSFQTKSIPCCDCGVNFEFSATEQEFYQSKGFVNDPKRCPTCRTARKTERGGNTGNSTSYNNIYVPRQMYPAVCSDCGKSTQVPFEPRNGKPVYCSDCYRKVSANR; via the coding sequence ATGAGCTTCCAAACAAAATCAATTCCTTGTTGCGACTGTGGAGTGAATTTCGAATTCAGCGCCACTGAACAGGAATTCTATCAATCCAAAGGTTTCGTAAACGACCCGAAACGTTGTCCTACTTGTAGAACAGCACGCAAAACGGAGCGCGGCGGCAACACAGGTAACAGCACCAGTTACAATAACATTTACGTTCCCCGTCAAATGTATCCTGCAGTCTGTTCAGATTGCGGCAAGTCTACTCAGGTTCCCTTTGAACCACGTAATGGCAAACCCGTCTATTGTAGCGACTGCTATCGCAAAGTGTCTGCCAACCGGTAG
- a CDS encoding tyrosine-type recombinase/integrase, with protein MTTHIHFHSLRHSHSTLLLQEGISPKVISERLGHANVNTTMNIYAHVTPGMQREAVEVFDRILENRIAKE; from the coding sequence TTGACCACCCACATCCATTTTCACTCGTTGCGGCACAGTCATTCCACGCTTTTATTGCAAGAAGGCATTAGCCCGAAGGTCATCTCAGAACGGCTTGGGCATGCAAACGTCAACACGACAATGAACATTTACGCTCACGTGACCCCGGGAATGCAACGGGAAGCAGTTGAAGTGTTTGACAGAATATTGGAAAACAGAATAGCAAAAGAATAG